The Pseudanabaena sp. ABRG5-3 genome includes the window TTTTTGCACCTACTCCGGGGAGACGCTGCAATTGTTCGATGAGATTGGCAAGAGGTCGAGTATACAAAACAGCGAAGAGATAATGTAACGTTACTAATTTTAACGTTACAGCGCTTTGCACCGCCTTAAAACAGAGAGAGATTTTTGAAAGCGCGGCTTCTCCACGCTTTCAAAACACTTTATTGGTTGGTTTTGGCAAAGCGATTTTGTAAATCGTAGGCTTCTCGCTCCATGAGATTATTTTCGTACTTTTGTTTGGCGCGTTTATATTCCACAAAATATTGATAGCCAAACTGATCTAATCCTCCATTTTGGGCGCATTGGCGTACATGCACCATTTCATGAGCTAGAACTGCCAACTGCTTAGGATCTTCAGATTGGTATGGATCGCGGAGATAGATGCGATCGCAATAGGTTTGGGCGATTGTCTCTACTTTGCCAAAATGAACAGCGACATTGCCCAAGATCCAGCGATCCATCATTTGAGCATCGTAAATCACTGTGACACGGTCAATATAATCGATAAAATATCGCCTTAGATAACGTTTCTGGACATTATCGAGAGGTCTGCCTTCGCCATTTTTAGAGCGCATCGTTCTTGCCGCCGCTTGATAGGCGATCGATCCCGCCTGTCCCCAAGCTTCTTCCGCTAGGCTAGATTTTGCCTCCGAATTCGCAAAAAAACTTAGATCTGACACCCCAATTGCGGTTACTAATGCTAGGGTCAACAAAATTAAAAAGCTGATTCTCCGAATGCTATTCATTAGGAATTACTGAGCTTTACGCTTCTAGTATAGATAGAGGTTGTTAGTTGGCTCTATCT containing:
- a CDS encoding DUF4157 domain-containing protein gives rise to the protein MNSIRRISFLILLTLALVTAIGVSDLSFFANSEAKSSLAEEAWGQAGSIAYQAAARTMRSKNGEGRPLDNVQKRYLRRYFIDYIDRVTVIYDAQMMDRWILGNVAVHFGKVETIAQTYCDRIYLRDPYQSEDPKQLAVLAHEMVHVRQCAQNGGLDQFGYQYFVEYKRAKQKYENNLMEREAYDLQNRFAKTNQ